A genomic window from Paenibacillus sp. FSL K6-0276 includes:
- the rsfS gene encoding ribosome silencing factor — protein MSVQPSKLLELALKAVEDKKAMNVVALDLRNVSPISDYFVVCHGNSDIQVQSIATEVRKVVHEAGGVIKGIEGMNSARWVLMDLGDVIVHIFHRDEREYYNIERLWSDAKVVETV, from the coding sequence ATGAGTGTACAACCAAGCAAGCTGTTAGAACTGGCCCTTAAGGCTGTTGAAGATAAAAAAGCAATGAACGTAGTGGCACTAGATTTGCGTAATGTTTCACCGATTAGTGATTATTTTGTTGTATGTCATGGTAATTCGGATATTCAAGTACAGTCCATCGCTACCGAAGTCCGCAAGGTGGTTCATGAAGCAGGCGGAGTGATCAAGGGGATCGAAGGGATGAATTCGGCACGCTGGGTGCTGATGGATCTTGGAGATGTTATCGTTCATATTTTCCACCGCGATGAACGTGAATATTACAATATCGAGCGTCTGTGGTCGGATGCCAAGGTAGTGGAGACTGTATGA